Genomic DNA from Candidatus Zixiibacteriota bacterium:
CAGCTCAAGAAACTGCCTCATCGCTTCCTCGCCCACAACCTGCTGGAAATCACGCACCATCATCGGAAACGGATGCGGTCCGACGACTGAGCCGATGGCATAGAACTGATTGATTGGATCCCCCATATAAGCCTCAAAGGCCGAATCTACCGCTTCCTTGAGGGTTTTTAGCCCGAATCCGACCGGTATGACTTTCGTGCCCAGAATCCTCATCCGCACGACATTAGGATGTTCCTTGGCGATATCGACCTCGCCCATGTGGATTTCGCACTTGAGCCCGACCAGGGAGGCCGCGGTTGCCAGGGCGACACCATGCTGTCCTGCGCCGGTTTCGGCAATTATCTTTTTCTTGCCCATCTTTTTGGCCAGCAGGGCTTCGCCGATACAGTGGTTGATTTTATGAGCACCGGTATGATTGAGGTCCTCGCGCTTGATATAAATCTGCGCCCCGCCCAGTTTGCGGGATAGATTGCGGCAATGATAGACCGGGCTGGGGCGTCCGATGTAATGCTGTTGCAGGTA
This window encodes:
- a CDS encoding pyridoxal-phosphate dependent enzyme, producing the protein MQVRKQVKVQPDKEGYFGEYGGRFVPEVLIDILEEITTAYFELKDQPEFKRELAYLQQHYIGRPSPVYHCRNLSRKLGGAQIYIKREDLNHTGAHKINHCIGEALLAKKMGKKKIIAETGAGQHGVALATAASLVGLKCEIHMGEVDIAKEHPNVVRMRILGTKVIPVGFGLKTLKEAVDSAFEAYMGDPINQFYAIGSVVGPHPFPMMVRDFQQVVGEEAMRQFLEL